A genome region from Chloroflexota bacterium includes the following:
- a CDS encoding PD-(D/E)XK nuclease family protein translates to MPHNIFEILSKYKKQEDYWTAALVHLLENLWGKRDGTKSRKVCSELLSCICGEPFDTSEKVTFETQRFYKSEEADAGSRLDLEITTRTKRIWIEVKDRSSLRPGQIDKYLSELTDSKYPEKVKKLVLLRLLYGDWKEAKKAHSRAYWFEIYDWLEKLKKQAGLDDNTIQGNMVKQFLGFLELKGVRIMSKLDKEAFENGLSQIISLIAMLKQVVQEMQFRVLDNKSSEYGSDWFMGFCFELNLKDNQGDRDFIGYRLRQGKYNVGIDPNDSENLYMGMRIKDIILKDERIIQEKLEDGDLYKDDGWIWCHSSLTNVLNKPTKDKQIEQLGILFKRMFKRLMEVQRLRPGKP, encoded by the coding sequence AAATACAAGAAACAAGAAGACTACTGGACTGCAGCACTCGTTCATCTTCTTGAAAACCTATGGGGTAAACGTGACGGCACGAAGAGTCGTAAAGTTTGCTCCGAATTATTAAGCTGTATCTGTGGTGAACCATTCGATACCAGTGAAAAAGTTACGTTCGAAACTCAGAGATTTTATAAGAGTGAGGAAGCGGATGCTGGGAGCAGATTGGATTTAGAAATAACCACTAGAACCAAACGGATATGGATAGAAGTTAAAGATCGATCCAGTCTCCGCCCAGGGCAAATAGATAAATATTTATCTGAACTTACTGACTCTAAATATCCTGAGAAAGTGAAGAAACTAGTATTACTGCGACTCTTGTATGGCGATTGGAAAGAGGCCAAGAAAGCTCATAGCAGGGCTTACTGGTTTGAGATTTACGATTGGCTGGAAAAGCTGAAGAAACAAGCAGGACTAGATGATAACACCATTCAAGGGAATATGGTGAAACAGTTTTTGGGATTTTTGGAATTAAAGGGGGTCAGAATAATGAGCAAGCTCGATAAAGAAGCTTTCGAAAATGGATTAAGCCAGATTATAAGCCTTATAGCTATGCTCAAACAAGTAGTGCAGGAAATGCAATTTAGGGTTTTAGATAACAAGTCGAGTGAATATGGTAGCGACTGGTTTATGGGATTCTGTTTTGAGTTGAACCTCAAAGATAATCAGGGCGATAGAGACTTTATAGGATACCGTTTGAGACAAGGTAAATATAATGTAGGTATCGACCCAAATGATTCGGAAAATTTGTATATGGGCATGAGAATTAAAGATATAATTCTAAAGGACGAGAGGATTATTCAGGAGAAATTAGAGGATGGTGATTTGTATAAAGACGACGGATGGATATGGTGCCATAGCTCACTCACTAATGTCTTGAACAAACCAACAAAGGATAAGCAAATAGAACAACTGGGTATTCTTTTCAAGAGGATGTTTAAGCGATTAATGGAAGTTCAAAGAC